In Archangium violaceum, the following are encoded in one genomic region:
- a CDS encoding sulfite oxidase-like oxidoreductase, producing MSTRDEKLQRIVEARLKLRARFLEKMARTPGLSDERPQGSGPPNRHGMPKLPPDQTETRKWPVLDLGVPFDQPSLEEWELRIDGAVEQPLTLSWTDFRSLPQAEDTSDFHCVTGWSLMDVQWKGVQLATLAALARPLPEAGFVLAHAYDGYTTNLALEEALKDDVLLVHTYNGKPLPREHGGPVRMITPQLYAWKGAKWIRRIEFLRQDQPGFWEQRGYSNTAHPWRDDRYS from the coding sequence ATGTCCACCCGGGACGAGAAGCTCCAACGCATCGTGGAAGCGCGCCTGAAGCTCCGGGCGCGCTTCCTGGAGAAGATGGCGCGCACGCCGGGCCTGAGTGACGAGCGCCCCCAGGGAAGCGGTCCGCCCAACCGGCATGGCATGCCGAAGCTGCCGCCGGATCAGACCGAGACGCGCAAGTGGCCGGTGCTGGACCTGGGCGTGCCGTTCGACCAGCCCTCGCTGGAGGAGTGGGAGCTGCGCATCGACGGCGCGGTGGAGCAGCCCCTCACCCTGAGCTGGACGGACTTCCGGTCGCTGCCCCAGGCCGAGGACACCAGTGACTTCCACTGCGTCACGGGCTGGAGCCTGATGGACGTGCAGTGGAAGGGGGTGCAGCTCGCGACGCTCGCGGCGCTCGCCCGCCCGCTGCCCGAGGCGGGGTTCGTCCTGGCGCACGCGTACGACGGCTACACCACCAACCTGGCGCTCGAGGAAGCCCTCAAGGACGACGTGCTGCTGGTGCACACGTACAATGGCAAGCCGCTGCCGCGCGAGCACGGCGGCCCGGTGCGGATGATCACGCCCCAGCTGTATGCCTGGAAGGGCGCGAAGTGGATCCGCCGCATCGAGTTCCTCCGGCAGGACCAGCCAGGCTTCTGGGAACAACGTGGCTACAGCAATACCGCGCACCCCTGGAGAGACGACCGCTACTCCTGA
- the grxD gene encoding Grx4 family monothiol glutaredoxin, with protein MTPELKARFDEEIRNHKIVLFMKGNALFPQCGFSARALHILQQHGEVHTVDVLADPEVRQGIKEYSNWPTIPQVFINGKFVGGSDILMELEERGELPDLVSGKSPA; from the coding sequence ATGACTCCGGAATTGAAGGCTCGTTTCGACGAGGAGATCCGCAACCACAAGATCGTCCTCTTCATGAAGGGCAACGCGCTGTTCCCGCAGTGCGGCTTCTCCGCGCGGGCGCTGCACATCCTGCAGCAGCACGGGGAGGTGCACACGGTGGACGTGCTGGCCGATCCCGAGGTGCGCCAGGGCATCAAGGAGTACTCCAACTGGCCCACGATTCCCCAGGTGTTCATCAACGGGAAGTTCGTCGGCGGCTCGGACATCCTCATGGAGCTGGAGGAGCGTGGCGAGCTGCCCGATCTGGTCTCCGGCAAATCCCCAGCCTGA
- a CDS encoding BolA family protein, which translates to MLDPNAIRQRILGALPGSEVDVRDTTGTGDHFEARVVSPAFGGKSMVEQHQLVYAPLQDWLKSGELHALALKTYSPEQWKKLGNR; encoded by the coding sequence ATGCTCGATCCGAATGCCATCCGCCAGAGGATTCTCGGCGCGCTGCCCGGCTCGGAGGTGGACGTGCGCGACACCACCGGGACCGGAGACCACTTCGAGGCGCGCGTGGTGAGCCCCGCCTTCGGTGGGAAGTCCATGGTGGAGCAGCACCAGCTGGTATACGCACCACTCCAGGACTGGCTGAAGTCTGGCGAGCTGCACGCGCTCGCGCTCAAGACCTACTCGCCCGAGCAATGGAAGAAGCTCGGCAATCGCTGA
- a CDS encoding YqgE/AlgH family protein: MQTLAPGFLVAMPQLGDSTFKRSVILMLEHNESGSMGLVINRGASLTLGELAKNQSLGIAPERVNQPVFVGGPVEPHRGFVLHDDERVTEKHEVVPGLFLSLTLDTLGPLLKDPAPHLRFCLGYAGWGAGQLESELASGSWLYAEASARPVLEGDPGLIWDSTLKSMGVDPAMLAKGKGLN, encoded by the coding sequence GTGCAGACACTCGCTCCCGGTTTTCTCGTGGCCATGCCCCAGTTGGGGGACTCGACCTTCAAGCGCTCGGTCATCCTCATGCTCGAGCACAACGAATCGGGTTCCATGGGTCTGGTCATCAACCGGGGCGCCTCGCTGACGCTGGGGGAGCTGGCGAAGAATCAGTCCCTGGGCATCGCCCCCGAGCGGGTCAACCAGCCCGTCTTCGTGGGCGGCCCCGTGGAGCCCCACCGGGGCTTCGTCCTCCACGACGACGAGCGTGTGACGGAGAAGCACGAGGTGGTGCCCGGCCTCTTCCTCAGTCTCACCCTGGATACGCTGGGCCCCCTCCTGAAGGATCCGGCGCCACACCTGCGCTTCTGTCTGGGCTATGCCGGCTGGGGCGCCGGGCAGCTGGAGAGTGAGCTCGCCTCCGGCTCCTGGCTCTACGCCGAGGCTTCCGCACGTCCCGTGCTCGAAGGGGACCCGGGTCTGATATGGGACAGCACCCTGAAGAGCATGGGAGTGGATCCCGCCATGCTCGCGAAGGGGAAGGGACTGAACTGA
- a CDS encoding response regulator, which translates to MSIVNEELPIATGHSRSRTQADDNLKLEPVKGSVLIVEDDPAHRELLVELLTQWGYAPLPVGSAEEAEFAVRNKRMDAAIVDVFLPGRSGTNLMARLREKFPQAVLIGVSAMSDASMARKCKGLGADLFIGKPLAPEKLAQALQSRHNSWH; encoded by the coding sequence ATGTCCATCGTCAACGAGGAGCTCCCCATTGCCACCGGCCACAGCCGCTCCAGGACCCAGGCCGACGACAATCTGAAGCTGGAGCCGGTGAAGGGCTCGGTACTCATCGTGGAGGACGATCCCGCCCACCGCGAGCTGCTGGTGGAGCTGCTGACGCAGTGGGGCTATGCGCCGTTGCCCGTGGGCAGCGCCGAGGAGGCCGAGTTCGCCGTGCGCAACAAGCGCATGGACGCGGCCATCGTCGACGTCTTCCTCCCGGGCCGCAGTGGCACCAACCTGATGGCGCGCCTGCGCGAGAAGTTCCCCCAGGCCGTGCTCATTGGCGTGAGCGCCATGAGCGATGCGTCCATGGCCCGCAAGTGCAAGGGGCTGGGGGCGGATCTGTTCATCGGCAAGCCGCTCGCGCCGGAGAAGCTTGCCCAGGCGCTGCAGTCCCGCCACAACAGCTGGCATTGA
- a CDS encoding ABC transporter permease: MSTRRVPTRAWVGLALLVGLGLASWLSARVFPEALASTCPLGTDPTHPDRTVCELAFGGLWVSLAVGLVAGALSTVLGLGVAMVARAAGGTVEHQLLRAVDAVFALPDVLVVMVLQLAGQSMLDAGHAGGLGPFGLMVVSLALVGWAGPARMFRNRLATLEGQEFIAASRALGAGRWHLLRVHLWPALRPFVLAVFLSRLPTAILTESTVSFFGIARMEPMSLGRYLGTSYAALIYEGGARVVLPAWGLLVLLVLGASLASQALGAGTRRA; this comes from the coding sequence ATGAGCACGCGCCGCGTCCCCACACGCGCCTGGGTGGGCCTCGCGCTGCTCGTGGGCCTGGGCCTGGCGAGCTGGCTCTCCGCCCGCGTCTTCCCCGAGGCGCTCGCCTCGACCTGCCCGCTGGGCACGGACCCCACCCATCCCGACCGCACGGTGTGCGAGCTGGCCTTCGGGGGCCTGTGGGTCTCCCTGGCCGTGGGCCTGGTGGCCGGAGCCCTGTCCACCGTGCTGGGGCTTGGCGTGGCCATGGTGGCCCGGGCGGCCGGCGGCACGGTGGAGCACCAGCTCCTGCGCGCGGTGGACGCCGTCTTCGCGCTGCCGGACGTGCTGGTGGTGATGGTGCTCCAACTGGCCGGCCAGTCGATGCTGGACGCGGGCCACGCGGGCGGACTGGGCCCCTTCGGGCTCATGGTGGTGTCCCTGGCCCTGGTGGGCTGGGCGGGCCCGGCGCGCATGTTCCGCAACCGCCTGGCCACGTTGGAAGGCCAGGAGTTCATCGCCGCCTCACGGGCCCTCGGCGCCGGACGGTGGCACCTGCTACGCGTCCACCTCTGGCCCGCGCTGCGCCCCTTCGTGCTCGCCGTCTTCCTCAGCCGCCTGCCGACCGCCATCCTCACCGAGTCCACCGTCAGCTTCTTCGGCATCGCCCGCATGGAGCCGATGTCGCTCGGCCGCTACCTGGGCACCAGCTACGCGGCCCTCATCTACGAGGGCGGCGCCCGGGTGGTGCTCCCCGCGTGGGGGCTGCTGGTGCTGCTCGTGCTTGGTGCCTCGCTGGCCTCCCAGGCGCTCGGGGCAGGGACGCGCCGCGCCTGA
- a CDS encoding ABC transporter permease encodes MSPALVRLGRQLVLVPIVALASYFLMAALPLTTEDDAKRQVAPEVLASYRRDLGLGQPLGFLRPWVKLFRGERLGTSAQGVTGDELLWKLSGSVGVGLVALVLALGWALAFALLRARWRRGRLAVLGDALPAVAFGTPVFIPALLLAPAVVERGHLLPELSAALVISVWPGIFLGTLVADALDTELSRDYVRTALGKGLSPHSVLWRHVLPNVLPALLDAVGPVATALLAGSFAAERVFGLPYFGQLYVLAVLQKQVAVVVVATTVFASLLVAVGLVVELVRLWVDPRAREVRA; translated from the coding sequence ATGTCTCCCGCGCTCGTCCGCCTTGGCCGGCAGCTGGTGCTCGTGCCCATCGTCGCGCTCGCGTCCTACTTCCTCATGGCCGCGCTGCCGCTCACCACCGAGGACGACGCCAAGCGCCAGGTGGCCCCGGAGGTGCTCGCGTCCTACCGGAGGGATCTCGGCCTGGGGCAGCCGCTCGGCTTCCTCCGCCCCTGGGTGAAGCTCTTCCGCGGCGAGCGCCTGGGCACCAGCGCCCAGGGCGTCACCGGCGACGAGCTGCTGTGGAAGCTCTCCGGCAGCGTGGGCGTGGGGCTGGTGGCCCTGGTGCTCGCGCTCGGCTGGGCCCTGGCCTTCGCGCTGCTGCGGGCCCGGTGGAGACGCGGCCGGCTCGCCGTGCTCGGGGACGCGCTGCCGGCCGTGGCCTTCGGGACGCCCGTCTTCATCCCCGCGCTGCTGCTGGCGCCCGCCGTGGTGGAGCGCGGGCACCTGCTGCCCGAGCTGTCCGCGGCGCTCGTCATCTCCGTCTGGCCCGGCATCTTCCTCGGCACGCTGGTGGCGGACGCGCTGGACACGGAGCTGTCCCGGGACTACGTGCGCACCGCGCTCGGCAAGGGCCTGTCTCCGCACTCCGTGCTGTGGCGCCACGTGCTGCCCAACGTGCTGCCCGCGCTGCTGGACGCCGTGGGGCCCGTGGCCACCGCGCTCCTCGCCGGCTCCTTCGCCGCCGAACGCGTCTTCGGCCTGCCGTACTTCGGCCAGCTCTACGTCCTCGCCGTGCTGCAGAAGCAGGTGGCCGTCGTCGTGGTGGCCACCACCGTCTTCGCCTCGCTGCTCGTCGCCGTCGGGCTGGTGGTGGAGCTCGTGCGCCTCTGGGTGGACCCGAGGGCCCGGGAGGTCCGGGCATGA
- a CDS encoding peptide ABC transporter substrate-binding protein yields the protein MLALVLVAGGCGRCGFQPDPGVKVVVPAMPTTLDWSYSDPNSWANYPVMLASQRGLTTLAPDHSVRPGLAERWERSRTAEGHEVYTFHLRRDVRWSDGVTPLSAQDFVLGWHRALQGRERGEMADLLGAEEVLALQDQGAPAERLQAALARVGVEALDPHTLRVTLARPRSYFLARLANFYLFFPVPSVALAGRSEEEVRDYFDRPRDGHPLALGPYRVESWDRAGERVRLVHNPHSVFQPPLGPGERPAPVLTLLKSEIGPALYERGRVDFVFVDSAVALQGRRPEDLQREPLLSTYFLVFNTERPPLDRPEVRRAISRAIDREALMKGLLPAARPTHVLLPPELPGAATPQAAASLPHFEPERARAELSGVPGVDRPLRLVFRAGDSFVPEVAIAERLAAQLAAVGLRVTLDSRSDFSAEVARRTPEGPRAYDLYLRRLGADYAHPNTFFTLFERTGLHQTGWETQRGGEPMTRFEALLDEADAEPDEARSRALYGQAQAVLLDEMAVIAPLYHPDRYFRTRASLRGVDVDPFNFLSLRELRLETPAEVR from the coding sequence ATGCTCGCCCTGGTCCTCGTGGCCGGTGGCTGTGGTCGCTGTGGCTTCCAGCCAGACCCCGGCGTCAAGGTCGTCGTCCCCGCGATGCCCACCACCCTCGACTGGAGCTACTCCGACCCCAACAGCTGGGCCAACTACCCCGTCATGCTCGCCAGCCAGCGCGGGCTCACCACGCTCGCGCCGGACCACTCCGTCCGGCCCGGTCTCGCCGAGCGCTGGGAGCGCTCCCGCACCGCCGAGGGCCACGAGGTCTACACCTTCCACCTCCGGCGGGACGTGCGCTGGTCCGATGGCGTCACCCCCCTCTCCGCCCAGGACTTCGTCCTCGGCTGGCACCGCGCCCTCCAGGGCCGCGAGCGCGGGGAGATGGCCGACCTCCTCGGCGCCGAGGAGGTGCTCGCCCTTCAGGACCAGGGTGCCCCCGCCGAGCGGCTCCAGGCGGCCCTCGCCCGCGTGGGCGTCGAGGCGCTCGACCCGCATACCCTGCGCGTCACCCTGGCCCGCCCCCGCAGCTACTTCCTCGCGCGGCTCGCCAACTTCTACCTGTTCTTCCCCGTGCCCTCCGTGGCCCTCGCCGGCAGGTCCGAGGAGGAGGTGCGCGACTACTTCGACCGGCCTCGCGACGGCCACCCCCTGGCGCTCGGCCCCTACCGCGTCGAGAGCTGGGATCGCGCGGGTGAGCGCGTGCGGCTCGTCCACAACCCGCACTCCGTCTTCCAGCCGCCGCTCGGCCCCGGTGAGCGTCCCGCGCCCGTGCTCACCCTCCTGAAGTCCGAGATCGGCCCCGCCCTCTACGAGCGCGGCCGGGTGGACTTCGTCTTCGTGGACAGCGCCGTCGCCCTCCAGGGCCGTCGCCCGGAGGACCTCCAGCGCGAGCCGCTCCTCTCCACCTATTTCCTCGTCTTCAACACCGAGCGTCCACCGCTCGACCGGCCCGAGGTGCGCCGCGCCATCTCCCGGGCCATCGACCGCGAGGCCCTCATGAAGGGCCTGCTGCCCGCGGCTCGCCCCACCCACGTCCTCCTCCCGCCCGAGCTGCCCGGTGCCGCCACCCCCCAGGCGGCCGCGAGCCTGCCCCACTTCGAGCCCGAGCGGGCCCGTGCGGAGCTCTCCGGAGTGCCCGGGGTGGACCGGCCGCTGCGGCTCGTCTTCCGGGCGGGGGACTCCTTCGTGCCCGAGGTCGCCATCGCCGAGCGCCTGGCCGCGCAGCTCGCCGCCGTGGGCCTCCGGGTGACACTGGACTCGCGCTCGGACTTCTCCGCCGAGGTGGCCCGCCGCACCCCCGAGGGCCCTCGTGCCTACGACCTCTACCTGCGCCGGCTGGGCGCGGACTACGCGCACCCCAATACCTTCTTCACCCTCTTCGAGCGCACCGGACTGCACCAGACGGGCTGGGAGACGCAGCGGGGCGGCGAGCCCATGACCCGCTTCGAGGCGCTCCTGGACGAGGCCGACGCCGAGCCCGACGAGGCCCGCTCGCGTGCCCTCTACGGACAGGCCCAGGCGGTGCTCCTCGACGAGATGGCCGTCATCGCGCCCCTGTACCACCCGGACCGCTACTTCCGGACCCGGGCCTCCCTGCGCGGCGTGGACGTGGACCCCTTCAACTTCCTCTCCCTGCGCGAGCTGCGCCTGGAGACTCCGGCGGAGGTGCGCTGA
- the lon gene encoding endopeptidase La — protein MFFGRDDKRDAQKRGSTVPLLPLRDIIVFPHMVVPLFVGREKSIAALKDAMAHKGPDDKAVILLAAQKKAKTNDPTAEDIFHFGTIGHVIQLLPLPDGTVKVLVEGVRRAKVKRFMPNDAFFMVEVEEVEEQSEKSVELEALVRSVHSVFEAFVKLNKRIPPEMLMQVASIDDPARLADTIVAHLSLKLNDKQALLETESPAKRLEKLYELMQGEIEILQVEKKIRTRVKKQMEKTQKEYYLNEQMQAIQKELGERDEFKNEIQEIEEKLKNKRMSKEATLKVKKELKKLRMMSPMSAEATVVRNYIDWIISLPWYEETQDRLDVVEAERVLNEDHYGLKRPKERILEYLAVQQLVKKLKGPVLCFVGPPGVGKTSLARSIARATGRKFVRLSLGGVRDEAEIRGHRRTYIGAMPGKLIQSLKKAGSNNPVFLLDEIDKMSTDFRGDPSAALLEVLDPEQNHNFNDHYLDLDYDLSKVMFICTANTMHNIPGPLQDRMEVIRIAGYTEPEKLNIARRYLIPKEQEANGLADMKIDVTNEALRTIIHRYTRESGVRSLEREIGGVYRKIARDILKNGKRDIVVDRKQLMKYLGTPRFRYGVAEREDQVGIVTGLAWTEMGGEILTTEATVMPGKGKLIITGKLGEVMQESAQAAMSYVRSRAERFGIDRKMFENYDIHVHLPEGAIPKDGPSAGVTMCTALVSALTRVPVRKDVAMTGEITLRGRVLPIGGLKEKTLAAHRAGIKTVLIPKANKKDLKDIPKKIRAQLRIVPVEFVDDVLREALALEKPEEFGRRADATKNSDAAGALPAPAPASA, from the coding sequence ATGTTCTTCGGACGAGACGACAAGAGGGATGCCCAGAAGCGTGGGAGCACGGTGCCGCTCCTTCCGCTGCGCGACATCATCGTGTTCCCGCACATGGTGGTCCCGCTGTTCGTCGGCCGGGAGAAGTCCATTGCGGCCCTGAAGGACGCGATGGCTCACAAGGGCCCCGACGACAAGGCCGTCATCCTCCTGGCCGCCCAGAAGAAGGCCAAGACGAATGACCCCACGGCGGAAGACATCTTCCACTTCGGGACCATCGGCCATGTCATCCAGCTCCTCCCGCTGCCCGACGGTACGGTGAAGGTGCTCGTGGAGGGCGTGCGCCGGGCGAAGGTCAAGCGCTTCATGCCCAACGACGCCTTCTTCATGGTCGAGGTGGAGGAGGTCGAGGAGCAGAGCGAGAAGTCCGTGGAGCTCGAGGCGCTCGTGCGCAGCGTGCACTCGGTCTTCGAGGCCTTCGTCAAGCTCAACAAGCGCATCCCGCCCGAGATGCTCATGCAGGTGGCGAGCATCGATGACCCGGCGCGGCTGGCCGACACCATCGTCGCGCACCTGTCGCTCAAGCTGAACGACAAGCAGGCGCTGCTCGAGACCGAGAGCCCGGCCAAGCGGCTGGAGAAGCTCTACGAGCTGATGCAGGGTGAGATCGAGATACTGCAGGTCGAGAAGAAGATCCGCACCCGCGTCAAGAAGCAGATGGAGAAGACCCAGAAGGAGTACTACCTGAATGAGCAGATGCAGGCCATTCAGAAGGAGCTGGGTGAGCGCGACGAGTTCAAGAACGAGATCCAGGAGATCGAGGAGAAGCTCAAGAACAAGCGGATGAGTAAGGAGGCCACGCTCAAGGTCAAGAAGGAGCTCAAGAAGCTCCGGATGATGAGCCCGATGAGCGCCGAGGCCACCGTCGTTCGCAACTACATCGACTGGATCATCAGCCTGCCCTGGTACGAGGAGACGCAGGACCGGCTGGATGTGGTCGAGGCCGAGCGGGTGCTCAACGAGGACCACTACGGCCTCAAGCGCCCCAAGGAGCGCATCCTCGAGTACCTGGCGGTGCAGCAGCTGGTGAAGAAGCTCAAGGGCCCCGTGCTCTGCTTCGTGGGGCCTCCGGGCGTCGGCAAGACGTCGCTGGCGCGCTCCATCGCCCGCGCCACCGGCCGCAAGTTCGTGCGCCTGTCCCTGGGCGGCGTGCGTGACGAGGCCGAGATCCGCGGCCACCGGCGCACGTACATCGGCGCGATGCCGGGCAAGCTCATCCAGTCGCTGAAGAAGGCGGGCAGCAACAACCCCGTCTTCCTGCTCGACGAGATCGACAAGATGTCCACGGACTTCCGTGGCGACCCGAGCGCGGCGCTGCTCGAGGTGCTCGACCCGGAGCAGAACCACAACTTCAACGACCACTACCTCGACCTGGACTACGACCTGTCGAAGGTGATGTTCATCTGCACCGCGAACACGATGCACAACATCCCCGGTCCTCTGCAGGACCGCATGGAGGTCATCCGGATCGCGGGCTACACCGAGCCCGAGAAGCTCAACATCGCCCGCCGTTACCTGATCCCCAAGGAGCAGGAGGCCAACGGCCTGGCGGACATGAAGATCGACGTCACCAACGAGGCCCTGCGGACCATCATCCACCGCTACACCCGTGAGTCCGGTGTGCGCTCGCTGGAGCGTGAGATCGGCGGCGTGTACCGGAAGATCGCGCGCGACATCCTGAAGAATGGCAAGCGCGACATCGTGGTCGACCGCAAGCAGCTGATGAAGTACCTGGGCACTCCGCGCTTCCGCTACGGCGTGGCCGAGCGCGAGGACCAGGTGGGCATCGTCACCGGTCTGGCCTGGACGGAGATGGGCGGAGAGATCCTCACCACCGAGGCCACGGTGATGCCGGGCAAGGGCAAGCTCATCATCACCGGCAAGCTGGGCGAGGTGATGCAGGAGTCGGCCCAGGCGGCCATGTCGTACGTGCGCTCGCGCGCCGAGCGGTTCGGCATCGATCGCAAGATGTTCGAGAACTACGACATCCACGTGCACCTGCCCGAGGGCGCCATCCCGAAGGACGGTCCGTCCGCCGGTGTCACCATGTGCACCGCGCTCGTGTCCGCGCTCACCCGCGTCCCGGTGCGCAAGGACGTGGCCATGACGGGGGAAATCACCCTGCGCGGCCGCGTGCTGCCCATCGGCGGCTTGAAGGAGAAGACGCTCGCCGCCCACCGCGCCGGCATCAAGACCGTCCTCATCCCGAAGGCCAACAAGAAGGACCTGAAGGACATCCCGAAGAAGATCCGCGCCCAGCTGCGCATCGTCCCCGTGGAGTTCGTGGACGACGTGCTGCGCGAGGCCCTCGCCCTCGAGAAGCCCGAGGAGTTCGGCCGCAGGGCGGATGCGACCAAGAATTCGGACGCGGCGGGTGCGCTCCCGGCTCCGGCTCCGGCCTCGGCGTAG
- a CDS encoding prolyl oligopeptidase family serine peptidase, with protein sequence MNYPVTRAESVVDTLHGVAVADPYRWLEDEKSPEVQAWMKAQDAFTREHLSRFPGREALRRRFTELFYVESVSAPAVRGDRYFYVRTHKDKEKAVLYWREGEKGEERVLLDPNTWSADGTVSLGLWAPSWDGRKLAFTRKPNAADEAILHVLDVDTGKWSEVDVIEGAKYASPSWTPDNEAFYYEWLPTDPSIPVAERPGYTELRLHRLGADPKTDAVVHERTGDPKTFLGGGVTRDGKYLFVYITRGWSENDVWWKRVGEKDFRLLVKGQEAKYSVDVWEDTFYILTDEGAPMERVFKASPERPERSAWKELVPEDPSAALQGMSVVGGHLALAYLKDATTRVKLVTLEGQPVRDVELPGVGAASNLYGLEDRDEAWFVFSSFTTPPQVYKTSVSTGRVETWARVDLPILPERYTVEQAFYRSKDGTRVPLFLVHRKDLKKNGDNPVLLSGYGGFNVSMLPSFRSSIYPWLDAGGVYAVANLRGGGEYGKSWHEAGRLHRKQNVFDDFHAAAEFLVNEGYTRPGRLAVSGGSNGGLLVGAVMTQRPELYGAVVCSVPLLDMVRYHLFGSGKTWIPEYGSAEDPEDFRVLHAYSPYHHVRPGVRYPALLMMAADHDDRVDPLHARKFTAAVQRAGHGAPALIRVEANAGHGGADQVAKAIESSVDLYSFLFEVLGVQADGIASAASAIRGR encoded by the coding sequence ATGAACTACCCGGTGACACGGGCCGAGTCGGTGGTGGACACCCTGCACGGGGTGGCGGTAGCGGACCCGTACCGGTGGCTCGAGGACGAGAAATCCCCCGAGGTGCAGGCGTGGATGAAGGCCCAGGATGCCTTCACCCGTGAGCACCTCTCCCGGTTCCCGGGCCGCGAGGCACTGAGAAGGCGCTTCACCGAGCTCTTCTACGTGGAGTCGGTCTCTGCCCCGGCGGTGCGAGGCGACCGCTACTTCTACGTCCGCACGCACAAGGACAAGGAGAAGGCGGTCCTCTACTGGCGCGAGGGGGAGAAGGGGGAGGAGCGCGTCCTGCTCGATCCCAACACCTGGAGCGCGGACGGCACGGTGTCGCTGGGTCTATGGGCCCCCTCGTGGGATGGGAGGAAGCTGGCCTTCACGCGCAAGCCCAACGCGGCGGACGAGGCCATCCTCCACGTGCTGGACGTGGACACGGGGAAGTGGAGCGAGGTGGACGTCATCGAGGGGGCCAAGTACGCCTCCCCGAGCTGGACGCCGGACAACGAGGCCTTCTATTACGAGTGGCTGCCGACGGATCCGTCCATCCCCGTGGCCGAGCGGCCCGGCTACACCGAGCTGCGGCTGCACCGGCTGGGCGCGGATCCGAAGACGGACGCGGTGGTGCACGAGCGCACCGGGGACCCGAAGACGTTCCTTGGCGGAGGCGTTACCCGGGACGGCAAGTACCTCTTCGTCTACATCACCCGCGGCTGGAGCGAGAACGACGTGTGGTGGAAGCGGGTGGGGGAGAAGGACTTCCGCCTGCTGGTGAAGGGCCAGGAGGCGAAGTACTCCGTCGACGTCTGGGAGGACACCTTCTACATCCTCACCGACGAGGGCGCCCCGATGGAGCGCGTCTTCAAGGCGTCCCCCGAGCGGCCCGAGCGCTCGGCCTGGAAGGAGCTCGTCCCCGAGGACCCCTCGGCCGCGCTGCAAGGCATGAGCGTCGTGGGTGGCCACCTGGCGCTGGCGTACCTGAAGGACGCCACCACCCGGGTGAAGCTGGTGACGCTGGAGGGCCAGCCGGTGCGCGACGTGGAGCTGCCGGGCGTGGGAGCGGCGAGCAACCTCTACGGCCTGGAGGATCGCGACGAGGCCTGGTTCGTCTTCAGCTCCTTCACGACCCCGCCGCAGGTCTACAAGACCTCGGTGTCCACGGGGCGCGTGGAGACCTGGGCCCGGGTGGACCTGCCCATCCTCCCGGAGCGCTACACCGTCGAACAGGCCTTCTACCGCTCCAAGGACGGCACGCGGGTGCCCCTCTTCCTGGTGCACCGCAAGGACCTGAAGAAGAACGGCGACAACCCGGTGCTGCTGTCCGGTTATGGCGGCTTCAACGTGAGCATGCTGCCGTCGTTCCGCTCGAGCATCTACCCGTGGCTGGACGCCGGGGGCGTGTACGCGGTGGCGAACCTGCGCGGCGGTGGCGAGTACGGAAAGTCCTGGCACGAGGCCGGCCGACTGCACCGCAAGCAGAACGTCTTCGACGACTTCCACGCGGCCGCCGAGTTCCTCGTGAACGAGGGCTATACCCGACCGGGCAGGCTGGCCGTTTCCGGGGGCAGCAACGGGGGCTTGCTGGTGGGGGCCGTCATGACCCAGCGTCCGGAGCTGTACGGCGCGGTGGTGTGCTCGGTGCCCCTGTTGGACATGGTGCGTTATCACCTGTTCGGCAGCGGGAAGACCTGGATTCCGGAGTACGGCTCGGCGGAGGACCCGGAGGATTTCCGGGTGCTCCACGCCTACTCGCCCTATCACCACGTACGGCCGGGCGTGCGCTATCCGGCCCTCCTGATGATGGCCGCGGACCACGACGACCGGGTCGACCCCCTGCACGCCCGCAAATTCACGGCCGCCGTGCAGCGCGCGGGTCATGGCGCACCCGCTCTGATACGAGTGGAAGCCAACGCGGGCCACGGCGGGGCGGACCAGGTGGCCAAGGCCATCGAGTCCAGCGTGGACCTCTACAGCTTTCTTTTCGAGGTGCTTGGAGTGCAGGCGGACGGCATTGCATCCGCTGCGAGCGCAATCCGGGGCCGCTAA